A stretch of DNA from Bacteroidales bacterium:
GCAGTTGATAAGGGATGAGTTTTCTTATAGCAAAAGAGTCGCGATGGGCCAGAAAAGCTTCTTCAGGGACCGTGGAAAGTTCTTCTTCCAATAAAGTTTTAAAAGTTGCAATGTCTTTTGCTTTTATAATAGCATAATAATGATAAGGGTTATCAACATTTGGGTTCTCAGTTACAATTAAAGCAAATTCATTACCAAGATGTTCGATAAACTTTTTGTGGATATCAATTTCATAGTTGTATAAAAATCTCTCATACATTTCATCAAATGATTTGCCATGAAATTTTTGTTTCATAAATGAATTATAGTCCTTGATATATTGAAGAGGTTTGTGAATGCCCCAATAGTACATTAATGCCGTATTGTATGGGCAAATACTTGTAAGTTGATTTTGCTGTGGAGATTGCGAACCAAATACTTTTTTCAGAAATTGCCCGGTATCACCTGAAATAAGATAACCCGCAATAATAAGTTCGTCATTTTTTAATGTCAAATCGAAGGCACCCATCTCTCCCGAAATGGAAATTAGTTTTATTTGCTTGTTAATATTTTTGTTAAAATAACTTGACAGCAGTTTATCAAAATATTGATTTCTAATAAAAAAGTTTGCATCAACTTTTTTCCCTGCAAAAGCATGAAGCTGTGTAAAAAGCGGATCGCTATCAAAGCATATTTTTGTTAGCAATGCGCTTAAAGAGTTTTCAATAACACCTGTGCTTTCGGAGATAATAAAAATTCCTTTTGATACGGTATAAGAGCATATAAATTTTTTATGACTGTATATTTGAAAAATTTCATTATCAAGAAATTTATAGGATGTTATGGTTTTCCCTGATGAAAAATTTTTACGGATAAACTTATCAATAATATTTTCACGATGTGGTCCTAAAAGATTTATGGTGAAAAGCAGGCTGTATTTATTTCTGTCGGGAACCCATGCAATATACAAGTAATTTGTTTTTAGTGTTTCCAGTAATTCTTCATTTTCTTTTATTATAGAATCAATATTCCTTATTTTATTATCTAATTCCCTGAAAAAATCAAGTCCCTGCAGTTCTTGCCATATAAGGTTTTTTGTTTTCATTTTTTCATACAAACCGTGTACATTTTTTACTTCCAGAAGACAGACAGCGCTTTCAGGAACGGCTTTTAAGGCAGGAATGATGGGGTCTTTAAGTTTTTTGATAAATAAAAAAACGGGAATACATAATGCGATTCCAACGATGGTAAGCAAGCTAATTATTAAATATTTTTTACGCTTTGATGTTTTTGTAGGATATCTCATTTGTATGGCAACAGGAAATTTTAAAAAATAATTCGTAATTGTTCATTCAGGTTGTATGTTCTGCGGTGGTAAGGTGTAATACCGTGCAGGTTAATAGCATTCTTATGTTCTCTTGTGGGGTAACCTTTGTTTTGTTCCCAATTGTAAATCGGAAACTCTTTGTGAATTTTTATCATAAATTCATCCCGATGAGTTTTTGCCAGCACCGAAGCCGCAGCTATTGACATGTATTTGCCATCACCTTTAATAATACAATTATGCGGGATGTTTTTGTAATCATCAAAATAATTACCGTCAACGAGTATCAATTTAGGGGTCATTGTGAGTTTATCCAGTGCCATGTGCATCGCTTTTACTGATGCTTTTAAAATGTTTATTTTGTCAATGATTGTATTGTCAACTCTCGCGACAGCCCATGCCAGGGCAATATTCTCGATTTCGATGCGCAGTTCATTGCGTTGTTTTTCGCTTAACAATTTTGAGTCGTTCAGGATGTTGTTTTTGTATTTTCGGGGAAGTATAACTGCGGCAGCAAATACTGGACCTGCCAGCGCCCCACGCCCGGCTTCATCACAGCCGGCTTCCATAATATTTCTTTTAAAAAAAAGCTTTAACATATTTTTAGTTTTAAACTTTTTTCAGTGCAAGAAATTTGTTGAAAAGTATTAATCCAATGATGGTAGCGACACCTATCAGACTGAAAATAAACCATAGTGTGGAAGGATTTTTAAGTGTATCAACAAAATAAACATAAAGGTTAGCTCCCAGCACTCCACCGATACCGCTGCCAATAACACCATACAGGAAAGAATAACCCAGATATAAGGCTTTTTTGTCGGCTGGAGCAATAAGTCCAACATAGGAAATAAATTTTGGATGGGCAGTCATTTCTCCGATTGAGAAAATAAACATTCCTGCAATGAATACCCAGGCATTTGACGACAGCCCAAGGATTGCCATTCCTATAGTTCCCAGAAAAATGCCTGTTATCATGGTTGGAAGGGCTTTGGTATGTTTAACAATACTTGAAATAAATATCTGTAAAAGTATAATAGTTCCCGCATTTATAACGGTTACATGCTCGGCTTCAAATTTCCATTGGGGGTTTTCAGTAAAAACAGCAAGAATTGAATTGACGAAATTATTGACAGGCGTCATATCCATGTATTCGCTCAGGTACCATAAAATGGTATCGAACATTTGAAAATACAATATCCAGAAGCCGGAGTAAATTACTATCATAATTATAAATCGGTAATCCTTAATTACAAGAAGCGCTTCTTTTAAAATGGTCTTAAGTTTTTTT
This window harbors:
- a CDS encoding ribonuclease HII codes for the protein MLKLFFKRNIMEAGCDEAGRGALAGPVFAAAVILPRKYKNNILNDSKLLSEKQRNELRIEIENIALAWAVARVDNTIIDKINILKASVKAMHMALDKLTMTPKLILVDGNYFDDYKNIPHNCIIKGDGKYMSIAAASVLAKTHRDEFMIKIHKEFPIYNWEQNKGYPTREHKNAINLHGITPYHRRTYNLNEQLRIIF
- a CDS encoding MFS transporter, giving the protein MPEKKSGFRSFPRNFWTVITMEFFERGSYYGVMSVLSVYLVMSTKEGGLGFSKESVGVIKSTITPLLYLLPIISGAIADRYGYRKTLIFAFIVMSSGYFLTSQFTEYPLVFASLLLMVTGAGFFKPIISGTIARSTDEKNSSLGFGIFYWSINLGAFIFPLILVPYLKQFSWSYIFIMASVITGSLMLLNLFVYKEPAKPANAKKLKTILKEALLVIKDYRFIIMIVIYSGFWILYFQMFDTILWYLSEYMDMTPVNNFVNSILAVFTENPQWKFEAEHVTVINAGTIILLQIFISSIVKHTKALPTMITGIFLGTIGMAILGLSSNAWVFIAGMFIFSIGEMTAHPKFISYVGLIAPADKKALYLGYSFLYGVIGSGIGGVLGANLYVYFVDTLKNPSTLWFIFSLIGVATIIGLILFNKFLALKKV